In Salvelinus namaycush isolate Seneca chromosome 36, SaNama_1.0, whole genome shotgun sequence, one DNA window encodes the following:
- the LOC120030640 gene encoding high mobility group protein B3-like: MAKGTPGKPKGKMSSYAYFVQTCREEHKKKTPEIPVNFAEFSKKCSGRWKTMSGKEKGKFDDMAKQDKVRYDNEMMHFAPGGKKGRKKDPNAPKRPSSGFFIFCADHRPKIKAQHPSLGIGDVAKKLGEQWNNLTDATKQPYLIKANKLKDKYQKDVADYKSGKGKVVVPTMAMAPKPMTKSNMDDDDDDDDEEDEEEEDEEEDDE, from the exons ATGGCTAAAGGCACTCCAGGGAAGCCCAAAGGCAAGATGTCCTCCTACGCCTACTTCGTTCAGACCTGCCGTGAGGAGCACAAGAAGAAGACCCCTGAGATACCTGTCAACTTCGCTGAGTTCTCCAAGAAGTGCTCCGGAAGATGGAAG ACGATGTCTGGTAAGGAGAAGGGGAAGTTTGACGACATGGCGAAGCAGGATAAGGTGCGTTACGACAACGAGATGATGCACTTCGCCCCTGGAGGCAAGAAGGGAAGGAAGAAGGACCCCAACGCACCAAAGAGGCCCTC CTCTGGTTTCTTCATCTTCTGTGCGGACCACCGGCCCAAGATCAAGGCCCAGCACCCCAGCCTGGGAATCGGGGACGTGGCCAAGAAACTGGGGGAGCAATGGAACAACCTGACTGATGCCACCAAACAGCCCTACCTGATCAAGGCCAACAAACTCAAAGACAAATACCAGAAG gACGTTGCTGACTATAAGTCCGGTAAGGGCAAGGTGGTAGTTCCGACCATGGCAATGGCCCCTAAGCCCATGACGAAGAGTAATATGGACGACGATGATGATGACGacgatgaggaagatgaggaggaggaggatgaggaggaggatgacgagTAG